DNA sequence from the Ammoniphilus sp. CFH 90114 genome:
TCTTGCTTACTTTTGATCTGCTCAGGTTGCTCTGTTCCGTATCTGGCTTGGTATAAGAGTACGGCCAACTCCGCACGGGTCAAGGGCTGGTCCGGAAAGATTCGTTCACTCGCTACGCCTTTGAAAATTCCCCTCTCTCCAAGCGAAGCAATAGCCGAATAGACCCAATGGTCTTTTTTCAGATCCTGGTAAGTGCTTGTTGCTCTTGAAGTGGGCAGCTGAAGGACATTTTGCAGCACAGCAGCGGCTCCCGCTCTCGTAATGTTATGATTAGGCCGAAAGGTATAATCTGGGTAACCCTGGATCATTTTTCGAGACACTAAATCTTCTATAGACGTCCTAGCCCAATGGTCCTGAATATCACGGAAAGCACTTGTATCCGACGTCTCATACCGAATCTGCAGCTCATACTGCCCATTAACGGCATTTCCATAATACTCTTGTAAAGCAAAATAAAATTTACCCGGATCAACCGTCTTCGACCATCTCTCAGACTGTCCATTTGAAACAGAACCATGATCGACCTTTTCTATCGTTTTCCCAACTTGCTCAATGGTGAGCACCGAATCCATCCGAATGGTATCGGTCTTCACTTCCACCTCGAGCTTCCCAGGCCAAAGATAATCCGCAACGAACCAATCCACATCCGCTCTTTTATGAAAAGTCCCTCTAATAAGTTGTTGTTGACTTATGGGTACTTTTGAAGCTTTCGCTTTCGTATCATTATCTTCGTAGGGATCAGCTCCGACGGAAAAAGAGGTATCGATATGATAAGGAAAAGAAGGGGTCTCGCCGGTATCCATTACTCTGAAATGATAGGTCCCACCTTTTAAAGTTCCCTCCCAGCGATTTAACCCTGACGATACTTTTTTCTTCTCCCCATTATAGATTTCGATTTGCAGCACATTCTCTTTTCCTGTCAATGACCGGGTCTGGAGTTGGAACTTTCCCTGATAGGGAAGCTCAATTTGATACCAGTCTACTGGATCCGTTTTTCCGATTAGCGCCTGAGTCTGGCCGACGAAGGGGAGGGACGCCACTTGTTCTATCGTTTGATTCGGTTCATATAAATCAATAGGATCACTATCCACCAGAGATAGGGCCTTCTGTACATTCACGAGTCCATATCCAGTGTTAGGATTCCAGCCTTTAGTGTCAACCCCCTCAGTCGAAGCTCGAATGATCATGCGAACCTCTAGTGGGGTTAGAGAGGGGGCCTTCTTTAACAGTAAGGCAGCCATTCCTGCTACCTGTGGAGCAGCCATAGAAGTCCCTGAAACATAGGCGTACTTCCCATCTTTAGCCGTAGAGTAAATATGATGGCCTGGAGCTACCACGTCTACTTCCGGACCACGATTGGCATAGGAAAGAGGAATGTTGTAAGCATCTACCGCACTCACACTTAACACGGTCGGAAAAGCGGCAGGGTAGCTCACGGTACTCGAATCGTTCCCCGTTGCCGCAATCAGGAGAACTCCCTTGTCCTCTGCATACTGGATCGCTTTCTCCATCTCTGTAGAGTAGATGGGATCACCCAAGGATAGCAAGATGATCTTGGCCCCCTTATCCACAGCCAAGCGTATTCCCTTAGCCACACGACCCGCGTCTCCTCCACCTTTATTGTCTAGGATCTTAATCGGCATCATTTTCGCATTCCACAGTACTCCTGTAACCCCAATGCCATTATCGCCCACAGCGCCTAGGATCCCGGCGGTAGCTGTTCCATGTCCGTGATCGTCATGAGGCGGCTTGTCAGGTTGAACCAGATTGTAGCCTTGAACCAGGTTAGCTTTAAGGTCTGGATGATCCACATCCACCCCTGTATCAAGAATAGCAATCGTAATATCAGTATTTTCTCGAATCTCCTGCCAAGCAGCCGTCGTATTAATCTGTTGATGGTAGTGTTGACTATTAACATAGGGATCAGATGGAAGAGTAGATGGATTGGCATGGACAGTAGATATTGTAACGATGCTACAGATGGCAAGAAGCCAGGATGTTCGAAGCATGGGAACCACCTTTATATTTCTATCTTATTTAACCTATTTAACAGAATATGAAACAATAAACTTTCTCTTAAGCCTATTCGCTCTGGGTAAGGTTGTCAATTAATAGTAAGATTTTTACTAGTGGAAAAAAACGCAGGTGGAACTCGAAAAGAAATTCCATTAGTATAGAACTAAAGAAACTGAGGGGGAATAGGAATGGGATTAAAAGACTTTTTCCGCAAAGGGAAGTTGAAAGAGAACAGTAAGGAAGTTTATCGCAAATTTTTGCTTAATTTATCTGAGCAGCCTAGTAACGAATACCTTCGAAAATTAACAGTTGAGGCAGGAGAACAATATTATGGTTCGTTGAGAAAAGATGGACAGCTTACTGAAAATGACAGACATGCGATTAATCGGGATATAAATGCGGCGGTGGAGCATAAGTCTATTTTTATACAGTAAAACAAATCATGAGGGGAAGCCATTCAATGGACACCCCTCATTTTTTTGTTTTAAAGTCCGCTTCTTTAACCTATAATACTACCTTTTTCTTAGCCTTCTTGGTTTTGATCACAATAAATTCTCCAATTTCTTTCTTCTCTAATTCAGGATAATTCTCTTCTATATCCTTAATGGAAAGATATGCGGCACCATTCCTTATAAGCAATCCCTTATGCTCGATGGGCTTCCAACGGTGACTATCCTCACCAATCTTCAATCTAATTGAATTAATACTTTTATCGTAGGAAACTTCTCCATTAAAGAGGTAAGCTAACTTGCGAATCGAGAGATACCATTCATGGTTTTCTAATATCGCAGCCGGATTGGAACTACGATCTTCCTTCTCGTTTATTAGAATTTGACCTGAAGACCCAAATCTTAAGGAATTTTCTGATCTTAGAACGTATAAAGCTGCCTGGAGCTGCTCCTCCGGATCCTTGACAAAGATATGGGGTGTTACTCCTACTCGGTGAACAGGCATGAGGTTTGGTGAAAAGTATTCCTCAATTGTTAGTTTTAAATAGCCGCCAGTTTTTAAGGGAAACAACTCCTGCAACGTTCCTTTTCCAGAAGTAGGAGTTCCTATTATAGTCGCCTTATCGTAATCCTTAAAAACTGCAGTTACTAGCTCTGATGCGCTGGCTGAATTCTTGTTAACAAGTACAACTAGAGGTAATTCTAAATCCTTTCCCATCTCCATTTTGTAAAAATGTTCATACGCATGTTTATTTCGAACGTAGTAGAGTGTCCCTTCTGAGATAAAGTAGGATGCAAATTTCCTAGCAGACTCTAACTCCCCCCCTGGGTTGTCACGCAGGTCAATGATTAATGCCCTAACCCCTATATTCCGTAAGCGTTCTAGTTCTTTGGCAAATCGGTCTACAGACGATTCGGAAAACGTTTCTACACGGATATATCCAGTTTGGTTTTCAAATATTCTTGCTTCAACTGTAGGCAATTGAAACTTCCCCTTAAAAATATCCACATTAAAAATCGTTTCTCCTCTTTTCAACTTTAATCTAACCTCAGATCCTTCTCCATCTATAATTTTCCATTTTAACCAATTTAATGTTCGACCTGTAACATTCTCTTCATTTATCTCAAGGATTTTATCATCTTTTTGGAGTTGGGATATCATAGCTGGTGAATCACCATAAACTTGCTGGACAAAAAAGGCTCCATCTTTCTCCCTTATTGAAACTCCAATACCCGAATAAATACCCTCTAATGATTTAATAAAAGTCAGTAAGTTCTCCTCTGTATAGTAACTAGTATGAGGATCATCAATAGATTGAATCATTCCTGAAATTGCACCAGTTACGGTGTCTCTAGTGAAAGGATTGTTGACATGAAACTCCTGGATAAGATCATAAACTTCCAGTATTCTCCTCTTGTCCATATCTCCTCCTTCTTCAGAATAAGCTAGACTCGTAAAGCCTATATTAAGAGAAAGTATAATAGACAAAAACTTCATATTATATCTCACATTAGCCCTCCCTCAGTTTCCTCCTCTTAAGTTTACTAAAAATATAATTACAGTAAAAGTGGTATGACATCTGATCAATACTAATCTAATAATATTTTATTAAATTAAACTTAATAGACACATACAAACCTTTGGTATCTTTACAGAAGAAAAGTTTCAGTTCTGTTTATTTGGAGCTACAGAGCGGTGTTTCTATACTTTTAAAAATAAAAACCCCTAGCTTTTAATTAAATCTAGGGAATTTACAGAATTTAATTGTTTATTAACCTGCTTAAAATAAAGCATTTCATACCTTAGCTTTTTGATTTAGCTCAAGTGTGTTATTAGGGATGTACTAGGATGTCCATTTGCACTTTACTATCAATCATTTCAAAATCAAATTTTTCTTAGGCACGCTTACTTTTCTCCTCAGCCTTTATCCACAGTAGAACTCTAAAAAACCAAGTAATAGAATTTTCAACTATTCATAAAAACCTTTTTATTTCCTTAGTTGAAGTGTAATATGATCGCCAGCGTTTATTTTTTCTAATCCAATATAGTGGTTTAATACCACCTCTATCGGCAAGTAGAATGTTCCTTTTCGAACGAGTGCACGTCCTTCCAAAGACCATAAATACTCATCTCCACTTATTTTCAAGCGTACCTTCCGTATCTCTTGATCATAAGAAATTTCACCATGAAACAGATAGGCTAATTTCCGTGCAGAAACAAACCATTTGCCATCTTCATATATAGCGGCAGGTGTGCCACTCCTATCTGCTTTATAATTAATCAAAACGTCCTCCGAAGACTTAAGTGTTAATACATTTCTTTCTCTTAAAACGTACAAGGCCGCTTGAAATTGCTCTCCTGTATCTCCAACTTGAATGTGTGGGGATACTCCGGTGTGATCCATTCTATTGCGCTTAGGCGTAAAGTATTCTTCCAACGTCAATTTAAGAAAGCCACCTGATTTAAGCGGAATCACCTCTTGCACTGTCCCCTTGCCAAATGTTCGAGCTCCAATAAGGGTTGCCTTGCCATACTCCTTGAGTACCGCAGCCAAAACCTCCGCGGCACTTGCTGAATACTCATTAACCAGCAACGCAAGTGGGAAAGGGAAATCCACACCATTCTCAACACTAATAGTCATTTGATTATCATTTTTATTTCTGACATGAAGTACTGGCCCCTCTTTAATAAAGAAAGAAGACATGGAGACAGCGGAATCAAGAAATCCACCTGGATTATCTCTCAGGTCGATAACAAAAGACTTTGCTCCTTCTTGAATTAGCTTGTCAAGTCTCTCCTTAAACAACTGGCTTGATTCTTGTGAAAAACTGGAGAGTTGGATGTATCCGGTCTGTCCTTCCAACATCGAAGATTGAACAATTGGCACCTCTATCCTTTCTCGAATGAGCTCTACTTCATAGAGATGATCAGTACTCATGAATCTCATCTGAATTTTAGAGCCTGCGTCTCCTCTCAACTTATTCAAAACCGTTTCAATTGACTGGTCAATTACCCTTTTTCCGTCGATCTCCATCAAACGATCCCCTGGCTGGAGTCCTGCCCTTTTAGCAGGTGAATTCTCATATACCTGACGGATGGTAATTGAACCATTATGTTCCTGACCTACAACCACTCCAATGCCGTTATAGGTTCCCTCCATTGATGCTATAAATTCCTGAAAGTCACGGTCCGTAAAATACGCCGTATGCGGATCACCCAATGCATCAATCATACCCCAGATGGCCGCTGTGGAGACCTCATCCTTCGGTATTTCCTTGATATGATATTGGCTAATCATATCATAGACTTCAATGAGCTTACTTCGATTCGGATCCTTTTCTTCAGCTGCAAAAGTCTCAAATGAAGAAAAAATGAAACTGATACAGAGTATATGAAGGATACTCCTTCTGTACCTATGTAACATACTGAACCCCCAATAGATCGATCTTCATCTAAGAGTAGTCTACTAGATTCTTCTTCCTTTGTACACTTCAGCAGAAAGTCAACAACATAATCTGCATAAAAAAAGAGACTCTACAAAGAGAGTTCTTTAAAAGATGTTCTGACTAGGTTTTAGGTTTAATTAGTATATCTCTCTCTTTGATAGTTCTATATAGTACTTTAAATCATACGTTTTATAAACCCCATCATTGTTACGTACTTTAAGGAATAGAGTGAAGTCCTGTGCATCTTCGGGAAAGTCTGAAAACATAATGTGGTTTTCTTTGCTATCATCCTTTGCTATAGTCGTTACCCACGAAAGGTTAGGTCCAGACAAATCAGCCTTGATTTGTTCGTTATCCGCAACCAAAATGGCTTCACCAGCAGCCAAATTGATTGGCACGTCACTACCATTACTAACTCGAACATCAAGGAAAAGCTGGTCCTTACTGATCATTGACGATTTTATAGTTACAACCACCCCGTTGGAGGTGACTTGACTGAGAGGAAGCGGTAAATGTGTATCTGTTTTGATTGTTTCGAGATTTAGAAGGTTTTTATCCTTATCATATTCTGCCTTACCCTCTAAGCTTTCAGCTACCAGTCGAATAGGAGCATACAATTCATTATTATAATAAAAAAACACCGTATCCTTGGATGTATTCTTCTCCACTTCATTCACCTTAATCTTAACAGCTTCTAACATCTTCACCCAAACCGAGGAGTCAGCAAAGGCGGTTCCTGTAGTTGCAACCGTACCACCCAAGATCATACCAAGCCCTAGTTGCTTATACCTTTTCAAGTGCATATTATCACCCCATTCGGATTCTCTTTTGTTATTTTACTCTATTTTCTAAGTACTTTCCAATCAATTAAAAAATAAAAGGCTCCGAGACATCACTGTCTGGACCC
Encoded proteins:
- a CDS encoding S8 family serine peptidase; this encodes MLRTSWLLAICSIVTISTVHANPSTLPSDPYVNSQHYHQQINTTAAWQEIRENTDITIAILDTGVDVDHPDLKANLVQGYNLVQPDKPPHDDHGHGTATAGILGAVGDNGIGVTGVLWNAKMMPIKILDNKGGGDAGRVAKGIRLAVDKGAKIILLSLGDPIYSTEMEKAIQYAEDKGVLLIAATGNDSSTVSYPAAFPTVLSVSAVDAYNIPLSYANRGPEVDVVAPGHHIYSTAKDGKYAYVSGTSMAAPQVAGMAALLLKKAPSLTPLEVRMIIRASTEGVDTKGWNPNTGYGLVNVQKALSLVDSDPIDLYEPNQTIEQVASLPFVGQTQALIGKTDPVDWYQIELPYQGKFQLQTRSLTGKENVLQIEIYNGEKKKVSSGLNRWEGTLKGGTYHFRVMDTGETPSFPYHIDTSFSVGADPYEDNDTKAKASKVPISQQQLIRGTFHKRADVDWFVADYLWPGKLEVEVKTDTIRMDSVLTIEQVGKTIEKVDHGSVSNGQSERWSKTVDPGKFYFALQEYYGNAVNGQYELQIRYETSDTSAFRDIQDHWARTSIEDLVSRKMIQGYPDYTFRPNHNITRAGAAAVLQNVLQLPTSRATSTYQDLKKDHWVYSAIASLGERGIFKGVASERIFPDQPLTRAELAVLLYQARYGTEQPEQIKSKQEFTDVLRGHWAYPYIMKMAELQHIQGFQDGSFQPERQTTRAEFAVLVRNMWYPAQ
- a CDS encoding S41 family peptidase, whose protein sequence is MRYNMKFLSIILSLNIGFTSLAYSEEGGDMDKRRILEVYDLIQEFHVNNPFTRDTVTGAISGMIQSIDDPHTSYYTEENLLTFIKSLEGIYSGIGVSIREKDGAFFVQQVYGDSPAMISQLQKDDKILEINEENVTGRTLNWLKWKIIDGEGSEVRLKLKRGETIFNVDIFKGKFQLPTVEARIFENQTGYIRVETFSESSVDRFAKELERLRNIGVRALIIDLRDNPGGELESARKFASYFISEGTLYYVRNKHAYEHFYKMEMGKDLELPLVVLVNKNSASASELVTAVFKDYDKATIIGTPTSGKGTLQELFPLKTGGYLKLTIEEYFSPNLMPVHRVGVTPHIFVKDPEEQLQAALYVLRSENSLRFGSSGQILINEKEDRSSNPAAILENHEWYLSIRKLAYLFNGEVSYDKSINSIRLKIGEDSHRWKPIEHKGLLIRNGAAYLSIKDIEENYPELEKKEIGEFIVIKTKKAKKKVVL
- a CDS encoding S41 family peptidase, which encodes MLHRYRRSILHILCISFIFSSFETFAAEEKDPNRSKLIEVYDMISQYHIKEIPKDEVSTAAIWGMIDALGDPHTAYFTDRDFQEFIASMEGTYNGIGVVVGQEHNGSITIRQVYENSPAKRAGLQPGDRLMEIDGKRVIDQSIETVLNKLRGDAGSKIQMRFMSTDHLYEVELIRERIEVPIVQSSMLEGQTGYIQLSSFSQESSQLFKERLDKLIQEGAKSFVIDLRDNPGGFLDSAVSMSSFFIKEGPVLHVRNKNDNQMTISVENGVDFPFPLALLVNEYSASAAEVLAAVLKEYGKATLIGARTFGKGTVQEVIPLKSGGFLKLTLEEYFTPKRNRMDHTGVSPHIQVGDTGEQFQAALYVLRERNVLTLKSSEDVLINYKADRSGTPAAIYEDGKWFVSARKLAYLFHGEISYDQEIRKVRLKISGDEYLWSLEGRALVRKGTFYLPIEVVLNHYIGLEKINAGDHITLQLRK